One part of the Macaca mulatta isolate MMU2019108-1 chromosome 6, T2T-MMU8v2.0, whole genome shotgun sequence genome encodes these proteins:
- the LOC100499546 gene encoding MTRNR2-like, with protein sequence MAPRGFNCLLLLTSEIDLSVKRRT encoded by the coding sequence ATGGCACCACGAGGGTTTAACTGTCTCTTACTTTTAACCAGTGAAATTGACCTGTCCGTGAAGAGACGGACATAA